The Chitinispirillales bacterium ANBcel5 genome includes the window CTGTAGCCCAATAGTAAGATAAAATAAGCCCGCTGAGACCGGAAACAAAGGAGATGGCAAGTGAAAAAAGGACAAACTGCCGCAAAGAAGCTGATAAGTTACGGGAAGCCGCTGCGGGAAGTATCAAAAGGGAGTTTATTACAAGAATCCCTATCCATTGCACCGAAATAGTCACTATCACAGCGGTAAGCGCAGAAAAAAACAGTTCATACCACCAAACATTTACCCCTCTGCTTCTTGCAATGGTAGAGTTAAAGGAGATCAAAAACAAGTTGTTAAAGAAAAAGATCCACACTGCCAACACAATAAGCAGCACAATGGCCACCGCTATAATATCGGATTGTGAGAGGCTTAAAAGATCCCCGATCAGGTATCTTGAGTAACGGTTGAAGCCACCTCTTCTGGAGAGAATCACCACTCCAAGAGCCACTGAAGCCGCCATCACCAGCCCAATCACGGTATCGATGGAGGCTTGTGTATACCGACGCAAAAACTGTATAACTACCGAAAGGATAACTGCAAAAAGCAACATTGAAGGCAGTGGTTGGGAGATGCCAAGAATTGCCCCTATAGCGATACCGGTAAGTGCGGCATGTCCGATAGCATCCGAGAAAAACGCCATCTGTTTGCTCACCACAAGGCACCCCGGAAGCGCAAAGAGTGGCGATATCAGTATTACCGCCAAAAACGCATGCTGCATAAAACGATACTGTGCCCAGTTGAAGGGAAGTGTTTCAAAGAAGGAATACCACAGCTCAAACATTGTCCTCACCCCTATGGTGATGGGTTCCGCTGTTATTACCGGCGTTAGGAAATGACACTGTACCAAAAATCTCCCGTACTTCAGGGCTGCCAAAAACGGCTTCGCCCGAGCCCTCTACAATTTTTTCCCCGTTTAAAAATACAACCCTGTCAGCATAAGCGGTGCTTATGGCCAGATCGTGTGACACCATAACTATCGACAGATCATGTTCAGTTCGTAGTTCAGAAATCATTTTATAAAAGAGATTGAGTCCGGAAAAATCCACACCACTTAGCGGTTCATCTAAAAGGAGTATATCAGGTCTGGGAGTAAGTGCAAGCGAAAGCATTACCCTCTGCAACTCTCCTCCCGAGAGCTGCCCGATTCTTCGTTTAAGCAGATGCTCCCCCCTTACAGCAGCCAATGCCTTCGAAGCCCTCTCTTTTACGGTTTTGTCTTGAAATAGCCATCGGGGCTTTTTGGTCAAAGATAACCCGAAAAGGTCTTCTACCGAAAAGGGAGCATGAGTATCAAAAGGCATTTTCTGGGGGACATAGCCAATTTTTGGAACAATCGGCTCAGACTTTCCAAAGCGATGAAATTTTAATTCCCCCTCATATGGAATTTCACCTGCAATTGCTTTTAAAAGAGTCGATTTACCCGCTCCGTTTGGACCAATGATAACGATAAACTGTCCACAATGAAAATGTAGATTCACATTGTGCAGTATCGTTGTGCCACCAAGGGTAACTTTGACCTTCTCTAATCTGGTGCAGCAGCTACGACACACACTTTCTTTTATCTGCTTATAACCGTCTCTGTGATCAATCATCGTTTCCACTCAGCGCTTTAATCAGCACCTCAAGATTATTCTCCATTTGATCAAGATAGGAGTCGGGGCAATCGGGGCCGGTTGAAGCGGGATCAAACACATACACAGAAATCCCACTTTCAGCAGCAATTGTCTGTGCTAAATGAGGTGATTCTGTGGGTTCAATAAATATCGCTTTCACCTCATTTTTTCTAATTGTCTCAACAGCCCGTATAATCTCCGCAGCCGAAGGTTGGCTCTCCGGCTCTCCTTCAACGACAGTCGAAATTTCTAACCCAAACTCATCAGCAAAATAGGACAAATACTCATGAATCAATGCGATAGTTCTATGCTCAAGATTCTCTATCTCTTCATGGAATTTGTTTTTAAGACCTTGCAGCCTTTCTATGTAGTTTTCCGCATTTTTCAGGTATATATCGGCATTGACACTATCCCAGCGGCCAAGTTCAGCAGCGATGGTCTCTACCTGCTTAATAGTATTGGATATGCTAACCCACACATGAGGATTTACCATACAATCATCGCTGGACTGGTGTTCTGCACTGCGCTCTTCTGTTTCATGATGATGGTGGTCGTGCCCATGGTGATGATCGTGTCCATGATGGTGATGGTGATGATGAGCAGAGGAGTATTCGACCAGTGTAATACCTCTACTTGCATCAATGACTTTTAGAACTTCCCTGTTTAAATACAACTGCTCAAATGCCCGTTCCATTCCTGCTCCATGAATCACAAAAACGGATGCCTTTTCAAACTTTGCAACCGCATCTGTAGTGAGGTGATAGTCATGGAGGCAACCCAGTGTATTTCCGGTCATATTTTTAACTTTTACTCCCGGCACATCACTAACGATATTCAAGGTAGAAATGTATACCGGATAAAACGAAGTGAGGATAATTTTTTCTGAACCAGTTTCCCCTCCACCACAGCAGAGCAATGTGATGAATGGTAAAATCCACAGGTATTTTGCCACCAACTGATTTGTTTTCAAACTATTATCCTCTTTTCAAAGGTTTATACAGTCAACACAACTGCCGTACAGTTCAAAGCTGTGTCCCTCAATCTTAAAAGCATCCTCATCCACTTTTTCCTTTATAGCTTCAAGGGGACAAAAGTTTAGAGGGATGGTTTTCATACAGTGCCTGCAGACGAAATGATGCACATGTGACGAATCAGAAAGTGTGTATCTGGTGCTGTTTTCAAACTGCCGTTTAACAGCACTTATAAAACCAGACCTTTGCAACTTTTTAAGATTACGATACACCGTGGAGAGACTTAGATTGTCAAATTCGCGACACAGACCATCAAATACCTCTTCGGCTGTGAGAGGTTTCATTGCGTAGCGAAGATATGCAATTATTGCTTTTCGCTGCTTTGTCCGGCGCTCACCAATTAAAGGCGATCTATTCATGACAAGAAACTAATTAAATGTTAGTAGCTATTGCAATCGATTTGCATTAGATATGACAACCTATAGTGCTATTTAAAACAAAGCAGCTTGCCCCTTTATTAAAAGAGACAAGCTAACTAAAACAAAAGGAGGTATTTATGGATTGAACCTTTCCCTGTTTTCTCAGGGTTTTTTGAGAATCGCTTCAGCTACAGCATAACCACTTTTAGCGGCAGGACTAATTCCACCGCCCTGTTTTGACCATGCTGAAGCCAGATAGAGGCCTTTTATACCAGTATAGTTCTCAGGTCTTCTGGGTCCGATCTGATTTACATTTGGAGCATAGCCATAGACGGCACCTCTTTCATTTAAGGTGTACCTTTTCATAGTCAGCGGTGTAGCTGCTTCCTTATATTCTATCAGTTCACCTATTCCCGGCATATAGGCTTCTATTCGCTTTAAAATAGTCTGGCTAACTTCTTCTTTTTTACGTTTATATTCCTCTTTACTTAAGTTTTCCCAATGTTTAATATCATCCACCAGCACACAAGCCGCAACCGGCGCGTTATCCTTTGAAAGTTTAGCATCAATTATACTGTAATCAACCATCACCAGGGTCTTTTGTTCATAGTCGGTAGTTGAATTGGATTTTGCCAATTCTTTGAGATTAGTAACACTATCGGGGAATAAGAAAGTAGAGTAGCTATCATTACCCAGTTCAGTGAGTGGTTTTTTCAATCCCATATAGAGACTGAAAATACTGTGACTTGGTTCATGTGAAGAGTACTTTTTCCTTAAAGATCCGGAAGTCTCTTCAGAAAGCAGTTCATTCATAAGTGAGGGAAGATTGGCATTACAAACCACATTATCAGCGAATATCTGATTTATTTCACCCTTTTTATTACTGTATTCAACACCATTAACGCTCTTTTTTTCACCTAAGACTTTGCTTACCTTCGATTTCAGCAAT containing:
- a CDS encoding metal ABC transporter ATP-binding protein, whose translation is MIDHRDGYKQIKESVCRSCCTRLEKVKVTLGGTTILHNVNLHFHCGQFIVIIGPNGAGKSTLLKAIAGEIPYEGELKFHRFGKSEPIVPKIGYVPQKMPFDTHAPFSVEDLFGLSLTKKPRWLFQDKTVKERASKALAAVRGEHLLKRRIGQLSGGELQRVMLSLALTPRPDILLLDEPLSGVDFSGLNLFYKMISELRTEHDLSIVMVSHDLAISTAYADRVVFLNGEKIVEGSGEAVFGSPEVREIFGTVSFPNAGNNSGTHHHRGEDNV
- a CDS encoding metal ABC transporter permease, translated to MFELWYSFFETLPFNWAQYRFMQHAFLAVILISPLFALPGCLVVSKQMAFFSDAIGHAALTGIAIGAILGISQPLPSMLLFAVILSVVIQFLRRYTQASIDTVIGLVMAASVALGVVILSRRGGFNRYSRYLIGDLLSLSQSDIIAVAIVLLIVLAVWIFFFNNLFLISFNSTIARSRGVNVWWYELFFSALTAVIVTISVQWIGILVINSLLILPAAASRNLSASLRQFVLFSLAISFVSGLSGLILSYYWATASGATIVLVAMAFYIVSFFFARRVSSGTVS
- a CDS encoding metal ABC transporter substrate-binding protein encodes the protein MKTNQLVAKYLWILPFITLLCCGGGETGSEKIILTSFYPVYISTLNIVSDVPGVKVKNMTGNTLGCLHDYHLTTDAVAKFEKASVFVIHGAGMERAFEQLYLNREVLKVIDASRGITLVEYSSAHHHHHHHGHDHHHGHDHHHHETEERSAEHQSSDDCMVNPHVWVSISNTIKQVETIAAELGRWDSVNADIYLKNAENYIERLQGLKNKFHEEIENLEHRTIALIHEYLSYFADEFGLEISTVVEGEPESQPSAAEIIRAVETIRKNEVKAIFIEPTESPHLAQTIAAESGISVYVFDPASTGPDCPDSYLDQMENNLEVLIKALSGNDD
- a CDS encoding NAD(P)/FAD-dependent oxidoreductase, with the translated sequence MQKYDAIVIGAGIGGLFCAAKLAKEGKKVVVLEQHSVPGGYAATFKRKQFVFEASVHAIDGLFDPQSHNSKLFDEFKIRKHVQPIRLPEFFKVVRNDLQFTLPDDLDQAIKLLKEKYPQDKKSLDKYSKTLRKIRKQILYFQSKGKPRFHMIPSLLIHCYGLFLYLFKSFGSFMDKLTTNDDLKLILGANIAYYHDDPYVYSSLHHIGAQGSFLSGGGAYIQGGSQQIARYLVDYIQNRGGEVLLKSKVSKVLGEKKSVNGVEYSNKKGEINQIFADNVVCNANLPSLMNELLSEETSGSLRKKYSSHEPSHSIFSLYMGLKKPLTELGNDSYSTFLFPDSVTNLKELAKSNSTTDYEQKTLVMVDYSIIDAKLSKDNAPVAACVLVDDIKHWENLSKEEYKRKKEEVSQTILKRIEAYMPGIGELIEYKEAATPLTMKRYTLNERGAVYGYAPNVNQIGPRRPENYTGIKGLYLASAWSKQGGGISPAAKSGYAVAEAILKKP
- a CDS encoding Fur family transcriptional regulator: MNRSPLIGERRTKQRKAIIAYLRYAMKPLTAEEVFDGLCREFDNLSLSTVYRNLKKLQRSGFISAVKRQFENSTRYTLSDSSHVHHFVCRHCMKTIPLNFCPLEAIKEKVDEDAFKIEGHSFELYGSCVDCINL